In Oncorhynchus tshawytscha isolate Ot180627B unplaced genomic scaffold, Otsh_v2.0 Un_contig_4556_pilon_pilon, whole genome shotgun sequence, one DNA window encodes the following:
- the LOC112235969 gene encoding fibroblast growth factor 14-like isoform X2 — translation MAAIASGLIRQKRQAREQQVHRPTPHRRRRSPNKNKGLCNGNLVDIFSKVRIFGLKKRRLRRQDPQLKGIVTRLYCRQGYYLQMNPDGCLDGTKDDGTNSSLFNLIPVGLRVVAIQSVKMGLYIAMNGEGHLYSSELFTAECKFKESVFENYYVIYSSMLYRQNESGRAWFLGLNKEGQPMKGNRVKKTKPAAHFLPKPIEVAMYKEPSLHDVRETLPKVAGVPPSKSTTSEPVAMNGGKPINKPDSKETAT, via the exons ATGGCAGCTATTGCCAGCGGTTTGATACGACAGAAGAGACAGGCACGGGAACAACAAGTCCACCGGCCGACGCCACACCGACGGAGGCGAAGCCCCAACAAGAATAAAGGACTTTGTAACGGGAATTTGGTCGACATCTTCTCCAAAGTGAGAATCTTCGGCTTGAAGAAGAGAAGGCTACGGAGACAAG atCCACAGCTTAAGGGCATAGTGACCAGGTTGTACTGCAGACAGGGATACTACTTGCAGATGAACCCAGATGGATGTCTGGACGGGACCAAAGATGACGGCACTAACTCCT CTTTGTTCAACCTCATCCCAGTGGGCCTTCGAGTGGTGGCCATCCAGTCAGTCAAGATGGGTCTGTACATCGCCATGAACGGAGAGGGACACCTCTACTCATCA gagcTGTTTACAGCAGAGTGTAAGTTTAAGGAGTCTGTGTTTGAGAACTACTATGTGATCTACTCGTCGATGCTGTACAGACAGAATGAGTCTGGGAGGGCCTGGTTCTTGGGCCTGAACAAGGAAGGACAGCCAATGAAGGGCAACCGTGTGAAAAAGACCAAACCAGCCGCTCACTTCCTGCCCAAACCTATAGAAG TTGCGATGTACAAGGAGCCGTCGTTGCACGACGTCAGGGAGACATTGCCTAAAGTTGCCGGAGTCCCACCCAGCAAAAGCACAACCAGCGAACCAGTGGCCATGAACGGGGGAAAACCAATCAACAAACCCGACTCGAAGGAGACTGCAACATAA